One Phoenix dactylifera cultivar Barhee BC4 chromosome 8, palm_55x_up_171113_PBpolish2nd_filt_p, whole genome shotgun sequence genomic window carries:
- the LOC103710921 gene encoding uncharacterized protein LOC103710921 has protein sequence MDSLDLSRIQRVVLLIDLHPLLRHQNPNSYLSPVLSAARKILSFTPLSSSLFAYKFFFSSLSPVLSTSKVHHLLGKSPTFLSFNHPPHTLESLSQTLNSLGAVSGLGHPTGLSSPSASLLARSLLQLEHDYGWEAYSQNPKGTPELVTVRSNLVVLFSPVSQSLNFLSEFIDLEVGVDENSSMSSDAFLHRFFKFFGLVKERLVSKDIHISWIDVDFEPRCTEENLGSGFLEKGIRDLGWGFSSTDAIVLGSALVPFGLIFPYIGCAMEFAPASNAKKGRVELVLGISDVSGKPLECKVCDLEVLDLKLLGERSDIRDLFSNNSGKSFKKIRMAQVWKKGEGEKLMLNPSALVLVHRISGDCKKERKGHSRREFFADRVLELLCTEKGELAEGKPTWQLLLAFLYIQNYGASVFISDSDGTSLKGILMPLTINYALLSVVEKNSLGLCQSAISTSNGSSEILDRSAPSASKDKDDRRRRRKMQADLFQNATLTSFREVVFSHDDGNASGADLEELYFGGECSMSKKLRFLRCWMRQIKKTSNCSNIILNELKEYPDVKEETEERVVDLQEEPRPHIFSSFTDDSYLSGSANEEASPFSCMEDMEAFLGSIPQKIEEGLCSGDADLGFLAERIVALSIHALYMKFGRNAINESSSKEAEDASDLKIVAEISHLLLRKPKDLIFKCKEVNPVSLSSDINTAVYSTENKLGEHELQILFRMEMLRSKIGASIEEKQKMIKEICSLLQFIDINLQSDTFHSKSIVEFAERTIKARYAHCLGDVIHKIYKQMEFDLFDEDEVEASDTLPNSNSDEIRRYEDNNDRIPGIATGLVVGAPSYKHQQEKGVKSQLKIMENVQERQLMKALERRNRDRKISSFTSWMPDLQRVWALKQPRAKIPTHDYLRKPSKRRKQRVAANDMVCETPMTGKKYSDVQEDDTGSGINSCRSLSKALFHHEGDSDSSIFS, from the exons ATGGATTCGTTGGATCTCTCCCGAATCCAACGCGTCGTCCTCCTCATCGACCTCCACCCCCTCCTCCGCCACCAAAACCCTAATTCGTATCTCTCCCCCGTTCTCTCCGCCGCCCGAAAGATCCTCTCTTTCACCCCTCTCTCATCCTCTCTCTTCGCCTACaagttcttcttttcttccctctcCCCCGTTCTCTCCACCTCCAAGGTCCACCACCTCCTCGGCAAGTCCCCCACCTTCCTCTCCTTCAACCACCCTCCTCACACCCTCGAATCCCTCTCCCAAACCCTAAATTCCCTCGGAGCCGTCTCTGGTCTCGGCCACCCCACCGGCCTCAGCTCCCCCAGTGCGTCCCTGCTCGCCAGGTCACTGCTCCAGCTCGAGCATGACTATGGATGGGAGGCCTACTCTCAGAACCCTAAAGGTACGCCGGAATTGGTAACCGTTCGCTCAAATCTAGTCGTTTTGTTCTCTCCGGTCTCCCAAAGTTTGAATTTTTTATCAGAATTTATCGACTTAGAAGTGGGCGTTGATGAAAACTCATCAATGTCATCGGATGCGTTCTTGCATAGATTCTTTAAATTTTTTGGTTTGGTGAAGGAGAGGTTAGTATCTAAAGATATCCATATTAGTTGGATCGATGTTGATTTCGAGCCACGATGCACAGAAGAAAATTTGGGGTCGGGGTTCCTTGAAAAGGGAATTAGGGATTTGGGGTGGGGATTTAGTTCGACGGATGCAATAGTCCTGGGTTCTGCTCTTGTTCCTTTTGGGCTGATATTCCCATACATTGGGTGCGCCATGGAGTTTGCTCCTGCCAGTAATGCCAAGAAAGGTCGCGTGGAATTGGTTTTGGGGATTTCGGATGTAAGTGGGAAGCCTTTGGAGTGCAAAGTTTGTGACCTTGAAGTTCTTGATCTGAAGCTGCTCGGTGAAAGATCGGATATCAGGGATCTTTTCTCAAATAATTCAggcaaaagttttaaaaaaattcgCATGGCGCAGGTATGGAAGAAAGGTGAGGGTGAAAAACTGATGCTCAACCCATCTGCCCTAGTATTAGTCCATAGGATTTCAGGGGactgtaagaaagaaagaaaaggtcaCTCTAGAAGAGAATTCTTTGCAGACAGGGTTCTTGAATTGCTTTGTACAGAAAAAGGTGAGCTTGCAGAGGGCAAGCCAACTTGGCAGCTCCTTCTAGCTTTTCTATATATCCAAAACTATGGGGCATCAGTATTTATATCTGATAGTGATGGTACCTCTCTCAAAGGCATCCTAATGCCCTTGACGATTAATTATGCATTGCTCAGTGTTGTAGAAAAAAATTCTTTGGGTTTGTGCCAGTCAGCTATCAGTACTAGTAATGGCTCATCTGAAATACTAGACAGATCTGCACCTTCTGCAtctaaagataaggatgatagAAGAAGAAGACGTAAAATGCAAGCAGATCTCTTTCAGAATGCCACGCTGACTTCCTTTCGTGAAGTAGTGTTTAGTCATGATGATGGCAATGCTTCAGGAGCAGATTTGGAAGAATTATACTTTGGTGGGGAATGTAGCATGTCCAAGAAGTTGCGGTTTCTGAGATGTTGGATGAGGCAGataaagaaaacaagtaatTGTTCGAATATCATATTAAATGAACTAAAAGAATATCCAGATgtaaaagaagaaacagaggaaagaGTTGTGGATTTGCAAGAGGAACCTAGACCACACATTTTCTCTTCCTTTACAGATGATTCATATCTTAGTGGGTCCGCAAATGAGGAGGCTTCACCATTTTCTTGCATGGAAGATATGGAAGCTTTTCTTGGGAGTATTCCTCAGAAAATTGAGGAAGGTTTATGTTCAGGAGATGCAGATTTGGGGTTCTTGGCTGAACGTATAGTTGCTTTGTCCATTCATGCTCTGTATATGAAGTTTGGAAGGAATGCAATAAACGAATCTTCATCAAAGGAAGCAGAGGATGCTTCTGACTTAAAGATTGTTGCTGAAATTTCTCATCTTCTTTTGAGGAAGCCCAAAGATTTAATATTTAAGTGCAAAGAAGTCAATCCTGTGTCTCTTTCATCAGATATAAACACTGCCGTTTATAGCACAGAGAATAAACTTGGAGA GCATGAATTGCAGATCCTCTTTAGAATGGAGATGCTTCGTTCGAAAATTGGAGCCAGTATCGAAGAGAAACAGAAGATGATCAAGGAGATTTGCTCACTTTTGCAGTTCATTGATATTAATCTTCAAAGTGATACATTTCACAGTAAGAGTATTGTTGAGTTTGCAGAGAGGACCATAAAAGCCAG GTATGCTCATTGTTTAGGAGATGTCATCCATAAAATTTACAAGCAGATGGAGTTtgacttatttgatgaggatgaaGTGGAAGCCTCTGATACCTTACCCAACAGCAATAGTGATGAAATAAGGAGGTATGAAGATAACAATGACAGAATACCTGGGATAGCAACTGGATTAGTAGTTGGAGCTCCCAGCTACAAGCATCAGCAGGAAAAGGGTGTCAAGAGCCAGCTAAAAATAATGGAAAATGTGCAGGAGAGACAGCTAATGAAAGCTCTGGAGAGAAGGAATAGGGATCGAAAGATCTCATCATTCACTAGCTGGATGCCAGATTTGCAGAGAGTGTGGGCGCTCAAGCAGCCAAGGGCAAAGATACCAACCCATGATTACCTGCGCAAGCCATCAAAACGAAGGAAACAGCGGGTGGCTGCGAATGATATGGTTTGCGAGACTCCAATGACCGGGAAAAAATATTCAGATGTGCAAGAGGATGATACAGGCTCTGGGATTAACTCATGCAGATCACTTTCCAAAGCTTTGTTTCATCATGAAGGCGATTCTGATTCCAGTATTTTCTCATGA
- the LOC103710861 gene encoding BTB/POZ domain-containing protein POB1-like, which produces MGGGDLFDHRAVMDSDFFGASGSDQNFEFAFNSSNFSDRMLRIEIMAEPPGSNSDGVGAAAAFREWARHAKRKRDEIKKDKATESAKCLPEHILSCDQPDTEDCVAYENDDEEVVAMIEESPPNVGQDGDDSQSNDSTWSMECSHVMSVKSIYISSAILAAKSPFFYKLFSNGMRESDQRHATLRINASEEAALMELLSFMYTGKLSTTSPTHLLDVLMAADKFEVASCMRYCSQVLRSLPMTTESALVYLELPSSVSMASAVQPLTDAAKEFLANKYRDITKFQDEVMDLPLAGIEAVLSSNDLQVASEDAVYDFVIKWARAQYPKLEERREILGSRLICLVRFPHMTCRKLRKVLTCNDLDHELASKVVTEALFFKVDAVRRQRALPTDESTCRQFVERAYKYRPLKVVELDRPYPQCIVYLDLKREECAKLFPSGRVYSQAFHLGGQGFFLSAHCNLDQQSSFHCFGLFLGMQEKGSISFTVDYEFAARTRPSGEFASKYKGYYTFTGGKAVGYRNLFAIPWTSFMADDSLLFINGILHLRAELTIKQPSPPEMNYGSASVQRSVS; this is translated from the exons ATGGGCGGCGGGGATCTCTTCGACCACCGAGCAGTGATGGATTCCGACTTCTTCGGGGCGAGCGGAAGCGACCAGAACTTCGAGTTCGCCTTCAACTCCAGCAACTTCTCCGACCGCATGCTGCGGATCGAGATCATGGCGGAGCCGCCGGGGAGCAACTCCGACGGAGtgggcgccgccgccgccttccGGGAGTGGGCGCGGCACGCCAAGCGCAAGAGGGACGAGATCAAGAAGGACAAAG CCACAGAGTCTGCAAAGTGTCTGCCAGAGCATATTTTGAGCTGTGACCAGCCCGACACAGAGGATTGTGTGGCTTATGAAAACGATGATGAGGAAGTGGTAGCAATGATTGAAGAATCACCACCAAATGTTGGTCAAGATG GTGATGATTCACAAAGTAATGATTCAACTTGGAGCATGGAATGTTCTCATGTTATGAGTGTTAAATCTATTTACATCAGTTCTGCAATACTGGCTGCAAAAAGCCCATTCTTTTACAAG CTTTTTTCAAATGGCATGAGAGAATCTGACCAACGGCATGCTACCTTAAGAATCAATGCATCAG aGGAAGCTGCTCTTATGGAGCTCCTAAGTTTTATGTATACTGGAAAGTTGTCAACCACCTCACCTACCCACCTGCTGGATGTGCTGATGGCTGCTGACAAGTTTGAGGTTGCCTCTTGCATGAGGTACTGCAGTCAGGTGCTTAGAAGCTTGCCAATGACTACGGAATCTGCACTTGTATATCTGGAGCTCCCTTCTAGTGTATCAATGGCCTCTGCTGTCCAGCCATTgactgatgcagccaaggagtTCCTTGCCAATAAATATAGGGATATAACTAA GTTTCAGGATGAAGTGATGGATCTTCCTCTCGCTGGCATTGAAGCTGTCCTGTCCAGCAATGACCTCCAGGTGGCATCAGAGGATGCAGTCTATGACTTCGTGATCAAATGGGCACGTGCTCAGTACCCAAAGTTGGAGGAACGACGTGAGATCTTAGGGTCCCGCCTTATCTGTCTTGTCCGTTTCCCTCATATGACTTGCAGGAAGCTTAGGAAGGTTCTTACATGCAATGACCTGGACCATGAGCTTGCTTCCAAGGTTGTCACTGAGGCACTCTTCTTCAAGGTGGATGCCGTTCGCCGGCAGCGTGCCCTTCCCACGGATGAGTCGACCTGTCGGCAGTTTGTTGAGCGGGCATACAAGTACCGTCCTCTGAAAGTTGTGGAGTTGGATAGGCCCTACCCACAGTGCATCGTCTATCTGGACCTGAAGCGGGAGGAGTGTGCCAAACTGTTCCCTTCAGGTCGGGTTTACTCTCAGGCGTTCCACCTTGGTGGGCAGGGCTTCTTCCTCTCCGCTCACTGCAACTTGGATCAGCAGAGCTCATTCCACTGCTTTGGGCTTTTCTTGGGGATGCAAGAGAAGGGTTCCATCAGCTTCACAGTAGATTATGAGTTTGCTGCAAGGACCAGGCCATCGGGAGAGTTTGCAAGCAAGTACAAGGGATACTACACGTTCACAGGTGGGAAGGCGGTTGGGTACAGGAATTTGTTCGCCATCCCATGGACATCATTCATGGCCGACGATAGCCTTTTGTTCATCAATGGCATTCTTCACTTGAGGGCTGAGTTGACCATCAAGCAGCCATCGCCACCTGAGATGAACTATGGATCTGCATCTGTACAAAGATCAGTCTCATGA